The following proteins are co-located in the Pseudomonas sp. DY-1 genome:
- a CDS encoding class 1 fructose-bisphosphatase → MSRVTLSRYLIEQTRSHNTPADLRFLIEVVARACKEISHAVSKGALGGVLGSMGTENVQGEVQKKLDVMSNEILLEANEWGGHLAGMASEEMDNAYQIPGKYPKGAYLLVFDPLDGSSNIDVNVSVGTIFSVLRCPEQYLSQNDSLDEKAFLQPGVQQVAAGYAIYGPQTMLLLTLGDGVKGFTLDRELGSFVLTHDNIRVPETTAEFAINMSNQRHWEAPVKRYVSEMLAGKEGNLGKNYNMRWIASMVADVHRILTRGGIFMYPWDAREPEKPGKLRLMYEANPMSFIIEQAGGASTDGRQRILDIQPTSLHQRVPVFLGSKEEVARVTGYHQE, encoded by the coding sequence ATGTCCCGCGTTACCCTGAGTCGCTACCTGATCGAGCAGACCAGAAGCCACAACACCCCTGCCGATCTGCGCTTCCTCATCGAGGTTGTCGCGCGCGCCTGTAAGGAAATCAGCCATGCGGTGTCCAAGGGCGCGCTGGGCGGCGTGCTCGGCAGCATGGGCACCGAGAACGTGCAGGGCGAAGTGCAGAAGAAGCTGGACGTAATGTCCAACGAAATCCTGCTCGAAGCCAACGAGTGGGGCGGTCACCTGGCCGGCATGGCCTCCGAGGAAATGGACAACGCCTACCAGATCCCCGGCAAGTACCCCAAGGGTGCCTACCTGCTGGTATTCGACCCGCTGGACGGCTCCTCCAACATCGACGTCAACGTGTCGGTAGGCACCATCTTCTCCGTGCTGCGCTGCCCTGAGCAGTACCTGTCGCAGAACGACAGCCTGGACGAAAAGGCTTTCCTTCAGCCGGGTGTTCAGCAGGTTGCCGCCGGTTACGCCATCTACGGTCCGCAGACCATGCTGCTGCTGACCCTGGGCGACGGCGTGAAGGGCTTCACCCTGGATCGCGAGCTGGGCTCCTTCGTGCTCACCCACGACAACATCCGCGTGCCGGAAACCACCGCCGAATTCGCCATCAACATGTCCAACCAGCGCCACTGGGAGGCCCCGGTAAAGCGTTACGTCAGCGAGATGCTGGCCGGTAAGGAAGGCAACCTGGGCAAGAACTACAACATGCGCTGGATCGCCTCCATGGTGGCCGACGTGCATCGTATCCTCACCCGCGGTGGCATCTTCATGTACCCCTGGGATGCCCGTGAGCCGGAGAAACCCGGCAAGCTGCGCCTGATGTACGAGGCCAACCCGATGTCCTTCATCATCGAGCAGGCCGGCGGTGCTTCCACCGATGGTCGCCAGCGCATCCTCGACATCCAGCCGACCTCCTTGCACCAGCGCGTGCCCGTCTTCCTCGGTTCCAAGGAAGAAGTCGCCCGCGTCACCGGTTACCACCAGGAGTAA
- a CDS encoding DUF924 family protein, which translates to MQPWQPLLDWWFGPEASASQTAAARQGLWFGKKDHQDAEARERFGGLVEQALDGGLANWAEQPDGWLALVLLLDQLPRMIYRNDPRAFAGDARAQALVADGLVRGQERGLAPIRQIFIYLVLEHAEDLASQERALYRYRLLLDAADAAERKLFEGFLDFSERHRVVIARFGRFPHRNSVLGRASSDEESVFLREPGSRF; encoded by the coding sequence GTGCAGCCCTGGCAGCCGTTGCTGGACTGGTGGTTTGGCCCCGAGGCCTCCGCCAGCCAGACCGCCGCAGCGCGCCAGGGGCTGTGGTTCGGCAAGAAGGACCATCAGGACGCCGAAGCCCGCGAGCGCTTCGGTGGCCTGGTTGAACAGGCACTCGATGGCGGTCTCGCCAACTGGGCCGAACAGCCGGACGGCTGGCTGGCGCTGGTGCTGCTGCTGGACCAGCTGCCACGCATGATCTACCGCAACGACCCACGCGCCTTCGCCGGCGACGCCCGCGCGCAGGCGCTGGTGGCCGACGGGCTTGTCCGTGGCCAGGAACGGGGCCTGGCGCCGATCCGCCAGATCTTCATCTATCTGGTGCTGGAGCACGCCGAAGACCTCGCCAGCCAGGAGCGTGCCCTGTATCGCTATCGGCTGCTGCTGGACGCTGCGGACGCCGCCGAGCGCAAGCTGTTCGAGGGCTTCCTCGATTTCTCCGAGCGCCACCGGGTGGTCATTGCCCGATTCGGCCGCTTCCCTCATCGCAATTCCGTGCTCGGACGCGCGTCGAGCGACGAAGAATCCGTTTTCCTGCGGGAACCCGGTTCGCGCTTCTAG
- the bamE gene encoding outer membrane protein assembly factor BamE translates to MSLRTLALLSCCLVLAACNKLNQENYSKLKSGMTKAEVEQLLGSPTECSGAVGFTSCTWGDEKAFVSVQYAGEKVLMFSGKGLK, encoded by the coding sequence ATGTCATTGCGTACCCTCGCCCTCTTGTCCTGCTGCCTGGTGCTGGCCGCCTGCAACAAGCTCAACCAGGAGAACTATTCCAAGCTCAAGTCCGGCATGACCAAGGCCGAAGTGGAGCAACTGCTCGGCAGCCCGACCGAGTGCTCCGGCGCCGTGGGATTCACCAGCTGCACCTGGGGTGACGAGAAGGCCTTCGTCAGCGTGCAGTACGCCGGGGAGAAGGTGCTGATGTTCTCCGGCAAGGGGCTCAAGTGA
- a CDS encoding lipocalin family protein: MKRAAALLAALLLAGCASHGGAPVPPRTVSAVDLGRYQGTWYELARLPMFFQRGCAQSEAHYSLQDDGSLGVLNRCRTLDGDWKEARGNAVPQVEGRTDKLWVRFDNWFSRLLPGIAKGDYWVLYLDDDYRTALVGNPDRKYLWLLSRTPVVSEKTREQLLEVAEEQGYDTDLLIWRVSDAALSSHPSP; encoded by the coding sequence GTGAAGCGCGCAGCTGCGCTGCTGGCGGCCCTGTTGCTGGCCGGCTGCGCCAGCCATGGCGGGGCGCCTGTACCGCCGCGTACCGTGTCGGCGGTGGACCTCGGGCGTTACCAGGGCACCTGGTATGAGTTGGCGCGATTGCCGATGTTTTTCCAGCGCGGTTGCGCCCAGTCCGAAGCCCACTACAGCCTGCAAGACGACGGAAGCCTGGGTGTGCTGAACCGCTGCCGTACCCTCGATGGCGACTGGAAAGAGGCACGCGGCAATGCCGTGCCCCAGGTGGAGGGGCGCACCGACAAGCTCTGGGTGCGTTTCGATAACTGGTTCTCCCGGCTACTGCCAGGCATCGCCAAGGGCGATTACTGGGTGCTCTACCTGGACGACGACTACCGCACCGCCTTGGTGGGCAATCCGGATCGCAAGTACCTCTGGCTGCTGTCGCGCACGCCAGTGGTCTCGGAGAAGACTCGCGAGCAATTGCTCGAAGTGGCGGAGGAGCAGGGCTACGACACGGACCTGCTGATCTGGCGTGTGTCGGATGCTGCCCTCTCCTCCCACCCCTCTCCCTGA
- a CDS encoding formimidoylglutamate deiminase has protein sequence MSAFFAERALLPQGWARNVRFEVSSDGLLQQVLADADAEGAERLQGPVLAGMPNLHSHAFQRAMAGLAEVAGNPNDSFWTWRDLMYRLVGRLSPEQVGIIARQLYIEMLKAGYTSVAEFHYVHHDVDGRRYADPAELSLQVSQAARDAGIGLTLLPVLYSHAGFGGQSPNEGQRRFINSTDSYLALQERLRAEIARQPNQRLGLCFHSLRAVTPEQIKAVLAAELGKRPIHIHIAEQQKEVDDCLAWSGRRPLQWLYENAPVDERWCLVHATHAEPGEVTSMASSGAVAGLCLTTEANLGDGIFPAVDFLARGGRLGIGSDSHVSVSVVEELRWLEYGQRLRDQRRNRLYRADQPQVGRTLFDAALAGGAQALGQPVGALEVGKRADWLVLDGNDPYLATAEGDALLNRWLFAGGDRQVRDVMVGGNWVVRDGRHAAEAETAQAFAGVLREVLR, from the coding sequence ATGTCCGCATTCTTCGCCGAACGCGCCCTGCTGCCGCAGGGCTGGGCGCGCAACGTCCGCTTCGAAGTTTCCTCCGACGGCCTGCTCCAACAGGTCCTCGCCGATGCCGACGCAGAAGGCGCCGAACGCCTGCAAGGCCCGGTGCTGGCGGGCATGCCGAACCTGCACTCGCATGCCTTCCAGCGCGCCATGGCTGGCCTTGCAGAGGTGGCGGGCAACCCTAATGACAGCTTCTGGACCTGGCGCGACCTGATGTACCGACTAGTAGGGCGATTGTCGCCGGAGCAAGTCGGGATCATCGCCCGTCAGCTCTATATCGAAATGCTCAAGGCCGGCTACACCAGCGTCGCCGAGTTCCACTACGTGCACCACGATGTCGACGGCCGCCGCTATGCCGACCCCGCCGAGCTGTCCCTGCAGGTCAGCCAGGCCGCCCGCGATGCCGGCATCGGCCTCACCCTGCTGCCGGTGCTGTACAGCCACGCCGGTTTTGGCGGCCAGTCGCCCAACGAGGGACAGCGCCGCTTCATCAACAGCACCGACAGCTACCTGGCCCTGCAGGAACGCCTGCGCGCAGAAATCGCTCGCCAGCCCAACCAGCGCCTGGGTCTGTGCTTCCACTCGCTGCGCGCGGTGACGCCTGAACAGATCAAGGCCGTGCTGGCAGCGGAACTGGGCAAGCGCCCCATCCACATCCATATCGCCGAACAGCAGAAGGAAGTGGACGACTGCCTGGCCTGGAGCGGCCGCCGGCCGCTGCAGTGGTTGTACGAGAATGCCCCGGTGGATGAGCGCTGGTGCCTGGTCCATGCCACTCATGCGGAGCCGGGAGAAGTGACATCCATGGCATCCAGCGGCGCGGTGGCCGGGCTCTGCCTGACCACCGAGGCCAACTTGGGTGACGGCATCTTCCCGGCGGTGGACTTCCTCGCCCGGGGCGGTCGCCTCGGCATCGGCTCCGACAGCCATGTGTCGGTCAGCGTGGTGGAGGAACTACGCTGGCTGGAGTACGGCCAGCGCCTGCGCGACCAGCGTCGTAACCGTCTCTATCGCGCCGATCAGCCCCAGGTTGGCCGCACCCTGTTCGACGCTGCCCTGGCCGGTGGCGCCCAAGCCCTCGGACAGCCGGTGGGCGCCCTGGAAGTCGGCAAGCGCGCCGACTGGCTGGTGCTCGATGGCAACGATCCCTACCTGGCCACCGCCGAAGGCGATGCCCTGCTCAACCGCTGGCTGTTTGCCGGCGGCGATCGTCAGGTGCGCGATGTGATGGTGGGCGGGAACTGGGTGGTAAGGGATGGCCGGCATGCGGCCGAAGCGGAAACTGCGCAGGCCTTTGCAGGGGTTCTGCGGGAAGTCTTGCGCTGA
- the hutC gene encoding histidine utilization repressor, producing MSSSPSAPSSLAAQMGGTPAPLYARVKQMISQQIQSGAWPPHYRVPSESELVNELGFSRMTINRALRELTAEGLLVRMQGVGTFVAEPKGQSALFEVHNIAEEIAARGHRHHCVVVSLVDEVAGPERALALDLREGQRVFHSRIVHFENDVPVQIEDRFVNPAVAPDYLKQDFTRQTPYAYLSQVAPLTEGEHVVEAILADADECKLLLIERGEPCLLIRRRTWSGRNTVTSARLLYPGSRYRLEGRFGS from the coding sequence GTGTCCAGTTCGCCCTCAGCGCCTTCGTCGCTGGCCGCCCAGATGGGGGGCACCCCCGCGCCGCTCTATGCCCGCGTCAAGCAGATGATCAGCCAGCAGATCCAGAGCGGCGCATGGCCGCCGCACTATCGAGTGCCCTCGGAGAGCGAGTTGGTCAACGAGCTGGGTTTCAGCCGCATGACCATCAACCGTGCCCTGCGCGAGCTGACTGCCGAAGGGCTGCTGGTGCGCATGCAGGGCGTCGGAACCTTCGTCGCCGAGCCCAAGGGCCAGTCGGCGTTGTTCGAAGTGCACAACATCGCCGAAGAGATCGCCGCTCGTGGCCATCGCCATCATTGCGTAGTGGTCAGCCTGGTGGACGAAGTGGCCGGTCCCGAGCGGGCACTGGCGCTTGACCTGCGTGAGGGCCAGCGCGTGTTCCACTCGCGCATCGTGCATTTCGAAAACGATGTGCCGGTGCAGATCGAAGACCGCTTCGTGAACCCGGCCGTCGCCCCCGATTACCTGAAGCAGGACTTCACTCGGCAGACGCCCTACGCCTACCTGTCCCAGGTGGCGCCTCTCACTGAAGGCGAGCATGTGGTGGAGGCCATCCTGGCCGACGCCGATGAGTGCAAGCTGCTGCTGATCGAGCGCGGCGAGCCCTGCCTCCTGATTCGCCGGCGTACCTGGTCCGGACGCAATACCGTGACCAGCGCGCGCCTTCTCTATCCCGGTTCCCGCTACCGCCTCGAAGGACGTTTCGGTTCATGA
- a CDS encoding HutD family protein has protein sequence MTQSRLLRAADYPRMPWKNGAGSTLEIARDAGDGLDGFGWRLSIADVGESGGFSAFTGYQRVITVLEGAGMRLAVDGQQSRDLTALDAFAFNGGSAVNCELIDGPIRDFNLIYSPKRYAARLQWLQVEGELKLFSAASTMLLFAAEGGVSLTLDGQAFELLGRHDCLHIETTSALAEAKLDGKGACCLIELTPR, from the coding sequence ATGACCCAATCCCGCTTGCTGCGTGCCGCCGATTACCCCCGCATGCCGTGGAAGAACGGCGCAGGTTCCACCCTGGAAATCGCCCGCGACGCAGGCGACGGTCTCGACGGCTTCGGCTGGCGCCTGTCCATCGCGGATGTCGGCGAGTCCGGCGGCTTCTCCGCCTTCACCGGCTATCAGCGGGTAATCACCGTGCTGGAAGGCGCTGGGATGCGCCTTGCGGTAGACGGGCAGCAATCCCGCGACCTGACCGCTCTCGACGCGTTTGCCTTCAATGGTGGCAGTGCGGTGAACTGCGAGCTGATCGACGGCCCCATCCGCGACTTCAACCTCATCTATTCGCCGAAGCGCTATGCCGCTCGCCTGCAATGGCTGCAAGTCGAAGGCGAACTCAAGCTGTTCAGTGCCGCCAGCACCATGCTGTTGTTCGCCGCTGAAGGCGGGGTGAGCCTCACGCTGGATGGCCAGGCATTCGAATTACTCGGCCGACATGATTGCCTGCACATCGAAACCACCAGCGCCCTGGCCGAGGCGAAGCTGGACGGCAAGGGTGCCTGCTGCCTGATCGAGCTGACACCACGCTAA
- a CDS encoding ABC transporter substrate-binding protein — protein sequence MPRHSVLAAVVLSLALSASLEAGAAECPYPKPVVLAGLNWESGMFTTEVLRYLLEKGYGCKTDVLPGNTLTMENALRQNDIQVIAEQWAGRSELWRKAEAAGEVFAVGEPVKGATEGWWVPDYLVKGEGAPAADLRSVTDLPRFKALFKDPEDRSKGRFYNCPTGWTCEGVNSQKLKAYGLEDSYVNFRTGTGPALDAAITSAIRQRQPILFYYWSPTPLMGRYQLVQLEEPPFDQKAWETLIDPKNPKPIGTRSLPAKISIGVSRELHEKAQPLVDAFARLEIPLPLFNGILARMAEQHADAAPMAIDFYRQHRDVWSNWVPKDVAQRIDDSLK from the coding sequence ATGCCACGCCACAGCGTCCTCGCTGCCGTCGTCCTGTCGCTGGCGCTGTCCGCCTCGCTGGAAGCCGGAGCCGCCGAATGCCCCTATCCCAAGCCCGTGGTGCTGGCCGGGCTGAATTGGGAAAGCGGCATGTTCACCACCGAAGTGCTGCGCTACCTGCTGGAAAAGGGCTACGGCTGCAAGACCGATGTGCTGCCGGGTAACACCCTGACCATGGAAAACGCCTTGCGGCAGAACGACATTCAGGTGATTGCCGAGCAGTGGGCTGGCCGCAGCGAGTTGTGGCGCAAGGCCGAAGCGGCCGGTGAAGTCTTTGCCGTCGGCGAGCCAGTGAAGGGTGCCACCGAGGGCTGGTGGGTGCCGGATTACCTGGTGAAGGGGGAGGGCGCGCCCGCCGCGGACCTGCGTTCGGTGACCGACCTGCCGCGCTTCAAGGCGCTGTTCAAGGACCCGGAAGATCGCAGCAAGGGGCGCTTCTACAACTGCCCCACCGGCTGGACCTGCGAAGGGGTCAATAGTCAGAAGCTCAAGGCGTACGGCCTGGAAGACAGCTATGTGAACTTCCGCACCGGCACGGGACCGGCGCTGGACGCGGCCATTACCTCGGCGATCCGACAGCGCCAACCCATCCTCTTCTACTACTGGTCGCCCACACCGCTGATGGGTCGCTATCAGCTGGTGCAACTGGAAGAGCCGCCCTTCGACCAGAAGGCCTGGGAAACCCTGATCGACCCGAAGAATCCCAAACCGATCGGCACGCGCTCGCTGCCGGCGAAAATCTCCATCGGCGTGTCCCGCGAGCTGCATGAAAAGGCACAGCCCCTCGTGGACGCCTTCGCCCGGTTGGAAATACCCCTGCCACTGTTCAACGGCATCCTTGCGCGCATGGCCGAGCAGCACGCCGACGCCGCTCCCATGGCCATCGACTTCTACCGCCAGCATCGGGATGTCTGGTCGAACTGGGTGCCGAAAGATGTCGCACAGCGCATCGACGACTCCCTGAAGTAA
- the hutU gene encoding urocanate hydratase, with the protein MTKFRDTEIRAPRGNKLNAKSWLTEAPLRMLMNNLDPEVAENPKELVVYGGIGRAARNWECYDKIVETLKELNEDETLLVQSGKPVGVFKTHANAPRVLIANSNLVPHWATWEHFNELDAKGLAMYGQMTAGSWIYIGSQGIVQGTYETFVEAGRQHYNGNLAGRWVLTAGLGGMGGAQPLAATLAGACSLNIECQQTSIDFRLRSRYVDEQATDLDDALARIAKYTAEGKAISIALLGNAAEILPELVRRGVRPDMVTDQTSAHDPLNGYLPIGWSWEQYRDRAKSDPAAVVKAAKQSMAVHVQAMLDFQKMGVPTFDYGNNIRQMAKEEGVANAFDFPGFVPAYIRPLFCRGIGPFRWAALSGDPQDIYKTDAKVKELIPDDAHLHRWLDMARERISFQGLPARICWVGLGLRAKLGLAFNEMVRSGELSAPIVIGRDHLDSGSVSSPNRETEAMQDGSDAVSDWPLLNALLNTASGATWVSLHHGGGVGMGFSQHSGMVIVCDGTDEAAARIARVLTNDPGTGVMRHADAGYQIAIDCAREQGLNLPMIGKGD; encoded by the coding sequence ATGACCAAATTCCGTGACACCGAAATCCGCGCCCCGCGTGGCAACAAGCTGAACGCCAAGAGCTGGCTGACCGAAGCGCCGCTGCGCATGCTGATGAATAACCTCGACCCCGAGGTGGCGGAGAACCCAAAGGAACTGGTGGTGTATGGCGGCATCGGCCGTGCCGCGCGCAACTGGGAGTGCTACGACAAGATCGTCGAGACCCTTAAAGAGCTGAATGAAGACGAGACTCTGCTGGTGCAGTCCGGCAAGCCGGTCGGCGTCTTCAAGACCCACGCCAACGCCCCGCGCGTGCTGATCGCCAACTCCAACCTGGTGCCCCACTGGGCCACCTGGGAACACTTCAACGAACTGGATGCCAAGGGCCTGGCCATGTACGGCCAGATGACCGCCGGCAGCTGGATCTACATCGGCAGCCAGGGCATCGTCCAGGGCACCTATGAAACCTTCGTCGAGGCGGGCCGTCAGCACTACAACGGCAACCTTGCCGGTCGCTGGGTACTCACCGCCGGCCTCGGCGGCATGGGCGGCGCCCAGCCGCTGGCCGCGACACTGGCCGGCGCCTGCTCGCTGAACATCGAATGCCAGCAGACCAGCATCGATTTCCGCCTGCGCAGCCGTTACGTCGATGAGCAGGCCACCGACCTGGACGACGCCCTGGCGCGCATCGCCAAGTACACCGCCGAAGGCAAGGCGATCTCCATCGCCCTGCTGGGCAACGCCGCCGAGATCCTGCCGGAACTGGTACGTCGGGGCGTACGTCCGGACATGGTCACCGACCAGACCAGCGCCCACGACCCGCTCAATGGTTACCTGCCGATCGGCTGGAGCTGGGAGCAGTACCGCGACCGCGCGAAGAGCGACCCGGCTGCGGTGGTCAAGGCTGCCAAGCAGTCCATGGCCGTCCACGTACAAGCCATGCTGGACTTCCAGAAAATGGGCGTGCCCACCTTCGACTACGGCAACAACATCCGCCAGATGGCCAAGGAAGAGGGCGTGGCCAATGCCTTCGACTTCCCCGGCTTCGTCCCGGCCTACATCCGCCCGCTGTTCTGTCGTGGTATCGGTCCGTTCCGCTGGGCCGCGCTGTCCGGTGATCCGCAGGACATCTACAAGACCGACGCCAAGGTCAAGGAGCTGATTCCGGACGACGCCCACCTGCACCGCTGGCTGGACATGGCCCGCGAGCGCATCAGCTTCCAGGGCCTGCCGGCACGTATCTGCTGGGTTGGCCTGGGCCTGCGTGCCAAGCTCGGCCTGGCCTTCAACGAAATGGTGCGTAGCGGCGAGCTGTCGGCGCCCATCGTCATCGGTCGCGACCACCTGGACTCCGGCTCGGTCTCCAGCCCGAACCGCGAAACCGAAGCCATGCAGGACGGTTCCGACGCCGTTTCCGACTGGCCGCTGCTCAATGCCCTGCTGAACACCGCCAGCGGCGCCACCTGGGTGTCACTGCACCACGGCGGCGGCGTGGGCATGGGCTTCTCCCAGCACTCGGGCATGGTCATTGTCTGCGACGGTACCGACGAAGCCGCTGCTCGCATCGCTCGCGTACTGACCAACGACCCGGGCACCGGCGTGATGCGCCATGCCGATGCGGGCTACCAGATCGCCATTGATTGCGCACGTGAGCAGGGCCTGAACCTGCCCATGATCGGCAAAGGAGACTGA